One genomic window of Lytechinus variegatus isolate NC3 chromosome 1, Lvar_3.0, whole genome shotgun sequence includes the following:
- the LOC121422303 gene encoding leucine-rich repeat-containing protein 15-like isoform X2 encodes MVMRLIDSARNRNLRLFNVFIMGDLFQQALLVNLVALVCLIGVCRAVSTGCSDVCEYYEWGKEARCQGRYLTYVPQECNSAKTLRLQDNRLEQLVKGSFSNFTYLKYLYLDRNNLTLENGAFEGCSRLQQIHLNEICTPTIEPDMMNGLSNVLYMFMNKAGIEVIQPGTFQSMSQLKYLSLQENKLTAAPCDAFSSANSLQTLYLDSNKITHLSDDCFSRYPHLAKLYLKNNPLGDLNGRAFNGLTNLNHLDLQYTNLTRVPTGIFPYANRIHTLQLSFNDIQFLHNRDFASLTVLRKLYIQHNRIISIQSRSFEFLDSLNVLDLSFNRIESIETSALDDFRHLTDLRLQNNSLNSTRNISSSIPQVTQLDLSHNPLHCDCSIYPLQYRLEAISLGEDLSYMATCASPARFKGQLIAELSHHDICPSAGDNMPYETFITPKNPLFQKDPDGHQQMSKLEDVQPSTGSLDSKMIYIITGVAVAIILSVGLITIIIMKWRYKRRDIYKTDGQYQTELKHGIKPSDPAMQLPARLMNITENPMDQGPELPPRRHDVFPIGRRSPGSLGLSSTQPQQPSHPHTRDIIRTEESKDSAYISRSSSTRPSLSPQCSLSASNSQDDGDYSEVFVDDQSCGDNEEPSAAEWVSKNFVPPDEAHANTNINQPPDQKKDTGYIQWRT; translated from the exons AAATCTACGACTTTTCAATGTTTTCATCATGGGTGATCTCTTTCAACAAGCGTTGTTGGTCAACTTGGTGGCGCTAGTCTGCTTAATCGGAGTTTGTCGGGCGGTGAGCACTGGATGTTCAGATGTCTGCGAATACTATGAATGGGGGAAGGAAGCCAGGTGCCAGGGGCGATACCTGACCTACGTGCCACAAGAGTGCAACTCAGCCAAGACCTTGAGATTGCAGGACAACCGACTGGAGCAGCTGGTCAAGGGTTCCTTCAGCAATTTCACCTATTTGAAGTACCTGTATCTGGACAGAAACAATCTGACGCTGGAGAACGGAGCATTTGAAGGCTGCTCTAGGTTGCAACAGATCCATCTGAATGAGATATGTACCCCAACCATCGAACCGGACATGATGAATGGACTGTCGAATGTTCTCTACATGTTCATGAACAAGGCTGGGATAGAGGTGATTCAGCCAGGCACATTTCAGAGCATGTCTCAACTGAAGTACTTGTCTCTGCAAGAAAACAAACTCACGGCAGCCCCATGCGATGCGTTCTCGTCTGCCAATTCTCTGCAAACTTTATACCTAGACAGTAATAAAATCACGCATTTGTCAGATGACTGCTTCAGCAGATATCCTCACCTGGCCAAACTTTATCTCAAAAACAACCCTTTGGGCGACCTCAACGGTCGTGCGTTTAATGGACTCACCAATCTCAACCACTTAGACCTGCAATATACAAACTTGACACGAGTGCCAACTGGAATATTTCCATATGCCAACAGAATCCACACCCTTCAACTTTCTTTCAATGACATCCAGTTTCTCCATAACCGCGATTTTGCTAGTCTGACTGTACTAAGGAAGCTCTATATTCAGCACAATCGCATAATTAGTATTCAGAGCCGGTCGTTTGAATTCCTCGATTCTCTTAATGTACTTGACTTGTCATTCAACAGGATAGAATCAATAGAAACTAGCGCACTTGATGATTTTCGGCATCTGACTGATCTCCGACTGCAGAATAACTCGTTGAACTCAACCAGGAatatcagcagcagcatccCTCAGGTTACTCAGCTTGATCTTTCTCACAACCCCCTTCACTGCGATTGCTCGATTTACCCTCTTCAGTACAGGCTTGAAGCAATAAGTCTTGGGGAAGATCTGTCCTACATGGCAACCTGTGCATCTCCAGCAAGATTCAAAGGACAATTGATTGCAGAGCTCAGCCATCATGACATCTGCCCTTCTGCTGGTGATAACATGCCCTATGAGACTTTTATCACCCCTAAAAACCCCCTCTTTCAAAAGGATCCCGATGGTCATCAACAGATGTCAAAACTGGAAGATGTTCAACCGTCTACAGGCTCACTGGATAGTAAAATGATCTATATCATCACTGGAGTTGCCGTAGCGATCATTTTGTCTGTTGGCCTAATCACTATCATAATCATGAAGTGGCGCTATAAACGACGTGACATCTACAAAACGGATGGACAATACCAAACCGAACTGAAACATGGGATTAAACCGTCAGATCCTGCAATGCAACTGCCAGCTCGGTTAATgaatatcactgaaaatccGATGGACCAGGGACCAGAACTACCACCCCGACGTCACGATGTCTTTCCTATTGGGCGCAGGTCACCGGGTTCCTTGGGACTCTCGAGTACACAACCACAACAGCCGTCCCATCCGCACACCAGAGACATTATTCGGACTGAGGAATCCAAGGATAGCGCGTACATATCTCGCTCTTCTTCGACGAGGCCGTCACTTTCCCCTCAGTGCAGCCTGTCTGCTTCCAATTCACAA GATGATGGTGACTATTCCGAGGTGTTTGTAGATGATCAATCTTGTGGAGACAATGAG GAACCATCAGCAGCAGAATGGGTAAGCAAGAACTTCGTCCCGCCTGACGAAGCACATGCAAACACAAATATTAATCAACCACCCGATCAGAAGAAAGACACAGGATACATTCAATGGCGCACGTGA
- the LOC121422303 gene encoding leucine-rich repeat-containing protein 15-like isoform X3 codes for MGDLFQQALLVNLVALVCLIGVCRAVSTGCSDVCEYYEWGKEARCQGRYLTYVPQECNSAKTLRLQDNRLEQLVKGSFSNFTYLKYLYLDRNNLTLENGAFEGCSRLQQIHLNEICTPTIEPDMMNGLSNVLYMFMNKAGIEVIQPGTFQSMSQLKYLSLQENKLTAAPCDAFSSANSLQTLYLDSNKITHLSDDCFSRYPHLAKLYLKNNPLGDLNGRAFNGLTNLNHLDLQYTNLTRVPTGIFPYANRIHTLQLSFNDIQFLHNRDFASLTVLRKLYIQHNRIISIQSRSFEFLDSLNVLDLSFNRIESIETSALDDFRHLTDLRLQNNSLNSTRNISSSIPQVTQLDLSHNPLHCDCSIYPLQYRLEAISLGEDLSYMATCASPARFKGQLIAELSHHDICPSAGDNMPYETFITPKNPLFQKDPDGHQQMSKLEDVQPSTGSLDSKMIYIITGVAVAIILSVGLITIIIMKWRYKRRDIYKTDGQYQTELKHGIKPSDPAMQLPARLMNITENPMDQGPELPPRRHDVFPIGRRSPGSLGLSSTQPQQPSHPHTRDIIRTEESKDSAYISRSSSTRPSLSPQCSLSASNSQDDGDYSEVFVDDQSCGDNEEPSAAEWVSKNFVPPDEAHANTNINQPPDQKKDTGYIQWRT; via the exons ATGGGTGATCTCTTTCAACAAGCGTTGTTGGTCAACTTGGTGGCGCTAGTCTGCTTAATCGGAGTTTGTCGGGCGGTGAGCACTGGATGTTCAGATGTCTGCGAATACTATGAATGGGGGAAGGAAGCCAGGTGCCAGGGGCGATACCTGACCTACGTGCCACAAGAGTGCAACTCAGCCAAGACCTTGAGATTGCAGGACAACCGACTGGAGCAGCTGGTCAAGGGTTCCTTCAGCAATTTCACCTATTTGAAGTACCTGTATCTGGACAGAAACAATCTGACGCTGGAGAACGGAGCATTTGAAGGCTGCTCTAGGTTGCAACAGATCCATCTGAATGAGATATGTACCCCAACCATCGAACCGGACATGATGAATGGACTGTCGAATGTTCTCTACATGTTCATGAACAAGGCTGGGATAGAGGTGATTCAGCCAGGCACATTTCAGAGCATGTCTCAACTGAAGTACTTGTCTCTGCAAGAAAACAAACTCACGGCAGCCCCATGCGATGCGTTCTCGTCTGCCAATTCTCTGCAAACTTTATACCTAGACAGTAATAAAATCACGCATTTGTCAGATGACTGCTTCAGCAGATATCCTCACCTGGCCAAACTTTATCTCAAAAACAACCCTTTGGGCGACCTCAACGGTCGTGCGTTTAATGGACTCACCAATCTCAACCACTTAGACCTGCAATATACAAACTTGACACGAGTGCCAACTGGAATATTTCCATATGCCAACAGAATCCACACCCTTCAACTTTCTTTCAATGACATCCAGTTTCTCCATAACCGCGATTTTGCTAGTCTGACTGTACTAAGGAAGCTCTATATTCAGCACAATCGCATAATTAGTATTCAGAGCCGGTCGTTTGAATTCCTCGATTCTCTTAATGTACTTGACTTGTCATTCAACAGGATAGAATCAATAGAAACTAGCGCACTTGATGATTTTCGGCATCTGACTGATCTCCGACTGCAGAATAACTCGTTGAACTCAACCAGGAatatcagcagcagcatccCTCAGGTTACTCAGCTTGATCTTTCTCACAACCCCCTTCACTGCGATTGCTCGATTTACCCTCTTCAGTACAGGCTTGAAGCAATAAGTCTTGGGGAAGATCTGTCCTACATGGCAACCTGTGCATCTCCAGCAAGATTCAAAGGACAATTGATTGCAGAGCTCAGCCATCATGACATCTGCCCTTCTGCTGGTGATAACATGCCCTATGAGACTTTTATCACCCCTAAAAACCCCCTCTTTCAAAAGGATCCCGATGGTCATCAACAGATGTCAAAACTGGAAGATGTTCAACCGTCTACAGGCTCACTGGATAGTAAAATGATCTATATCATCACTGGAGTTGCCGTAGCGATCATTTTGTCTGTTGGCCTAATCACTATCATAATCATGAAGTGGCGCTATAAACGACGTGACATCTACAAAACGGATGGACAATACCAAACCGAACTGAAACATGGGATTAAACCGTCAGATCCTGCAATGCAACTGCCAGCTCGGTTAATgaatatcactgaaaatccGATGGACCAGGGACCAGAACTACCACCCCGACGTCACGATGTCTTTCCTATTGGGCGCAGGTCACCGGGTTCCTTGGGACTCTCGAGTACACAACCACAACAGCCGTCCCATCCGCACACCAGAGACATTATTCGGACTGAGGAATCCAAGGATAGCGCGTACATATCTCGCTCTTCTTCGACGAGGCCGTCACTTTCCCCTCAGTGCAGCCTGTCTGCTTCCAATTCACAA GATGATGGTGACTATTCCGAGGTGTTTGTAGATGATCAATCTTGTGGAGACAATGAG GAACCATCAGCAGCAGAATGGGTAAGCAAGAACTTCGTCCCGCCTGACGAAGCACATGCAAACACAAATATTAATCAACCACCCGATCAGAAGAAAGACACAGGATACATTCAATGGCGCACGTGA
- the LOC121422303 gene encoding leucine-rich repeat-containing protein 15-like isoform X1 — MRKVFFYSSFKPECYTETSSKLPCSSSILEIIKRRNLRLFNVFIMGDLFQQALLVNLVALVCLIGVCRAVSTGCSDVCEYYEWGKEARCQGRYLTYVPQECNSAKTLRLQDNRLEQLVKGSFSNFTYLKYLYLDRNNLTLENGAFEGCSRLQQIHLNEICTPTIEPDMMNGLSNVLYMFMNKAGIEVIQPGTFQSMSQLKYLSLQENKLTAAPCDAFSSANSLQTLYLDSNKITHLSDDCFSRYPHLAKLYLKNNPLGDLNGRAFNGLTNLNHLDLQYTNLTRVPTGIFPYANRIHTLQLSFNDIQFLHNRDFASLTVLRKLYIQHNRIISIQSRSFEFLDSLNVLDLSFNRIESIETSALDDFRHLTDLRLQNNSLNSTRNISSSIPQVTQLDLSHNPLHCDCSIYPLQYRLEAISLGEDLSYMATCASPARFKGQLIAELSHHDICPSAGDNMPYETFITPKNPLFQKDPDGHQQMSKLEDVQPSTGSLDSKMIYIITGVAVAIILSVGLITIIIMKWRYKRRDIYKTDGQYQTELKHGIKPSDPAMQLPARLMNITENPMDQGPELPPRRHDVFPIGRRSPGSLGLSSTQPQQPSHPHTRDIIRTEESKDSAYISRSSSTRPSLSPQCSLSASNSQDDGDYSEVFVDDQSCGDNEEPSAAEWVSKNFVPPDEAHANTNINQPPDQKKDTGYIQWRT; from the exons AAATCTACGACTTTTCAATGTTTTCATCATGGGTGATCTCTTTCAACAAGCGTTGTTGGTCAACTTGGTGGCGCTAGTCTGCTTAATCGGAGTTTGTCGGGCGGTGAGCACTGGATGTTCAGATGTCTGCGAATACTATGAATGGGGGAAGGAAGCCAGGTGCCAGGGGCGATACCTGACCTACGTGCCACAAGAGTGCAACTCAGCCAAGACCTTGAGATTGCAGGACAACCGACTGGAGCAGCTGGTCAAGGGTTCCTTCAGCAATTTCACCTATTTGAAGTACCTGTATCTGGACAGAAACAATCTGACGCTGGAGAACGGAGCATTTGAAGGCTGCTCTAGGTTGCAACAGATCCATCTGAATGAGATATGTACCCCAACCATCGAACCGGACATGATGAATGGACTGTCGAATGTTCTCTACATGTTCATGAACAAGGCTGGGATAGAGGTGATTCAGCCAGGCACATTTCAGAGCATGTCTCAACTGAAGTACTTGTCTCTGCAAGAAAACAAACTCACGGCAGCCCCATGCGATGCGTTCTCGTCTGCCAATTCTCTGCAAACTTTATACCTAGACAGTAATAAAATCACGCATTTGTCAGATGACTGCTTCAGCAGATATCCTCACCTGGCCAAACTTTATCTCAAAAACAACCCTTTGGGCGACCTCAACGGTCGTGCGTTTAATGGACTCACCAATCTCAACCACTTAGACCTGCAATATACAAACTTGACACGAGTGCCAACTGGAATATTTCCATATGCCAACAGAATCCACACCCTTCAACTTTCTTTCAATGACATCCAGTTTCTCCATAACCGCGATTTTGCTAGTCTGACTGTACTAAGGAAGCTCTATATTCAGCACAATCGCATAATTAGTATTCAGAGCCGGTCGTTTGAATTCCTCGATTCTCTTAATGTACTTGACTTGTCATTCAACAGGATAGAATCAATAGAAACTAGCGCACTTGATGATTTTCGGCATCTGACTGATCTCCGACTGCAGAATAACTCGTTGAACTCAACCAGGAatatcagcagcagcatccCTCAGGTTACTCAGCTTGATCTTTCTCACAACCCCCTTCACTGCGATTGCTCGATTTACCCTCTTCAGTACAGGCTTGAAGCAATAAGTCTTGGGGAAGATCTGTCCTACATGGCAACCTGTGCATCTCCAGCAAGATTCAAAGGACAATTGATTGCAGAGCTCAGCCATCATGACATCTGCCCTTCTGCTGGTGATAACATGCCCTATGAGACTTTTATCACCCCTAAAAACCCCCTCTTTCAAAAGGATCCCGATGGTCATCAACAGATGTCAAAACTGGAAGATGTTCAACCGTCTACAGGCTCACTGGATAGTAAAATGATCTATATCATCACTGGAGTTGCCGTAGCGATCATTTTGTCTGTTGGCCTAATCACTATCATAATCATGAAGTGGCGCTATAAACGACGTGACATCTACAAAACGGATGGACAATACCAAACCGAACTGAAACATGGGATTAAACCGTCAGATCCTGCAATGCAACTGCCAGCTCGGTTAATgaatatcactgaaaatccGATGGACCAGGGACCAGAACTACCACCCCGACGTCACGATGTCTTTCCTATTGGGCGCAGGTCACCGGGTTCCTTGGGACTCTCGAGTACACAACCACAACAGCCGTCCCATCCGCACACCAGAGACATTATTCGGACTGAGGAATCCAAGGATAGCGCGTACATATCTCGCTCTTCTTCGACGAGGCCGTCACTTTCCCCTCAGTGCAGCCTGTCTGCTTCCAATTCACAA GATGATGGTGACTATTCCGAGGTGTTTGTAGATGATCAATCTTGTGGAGACAATGAG GAACCATCAGCAGCAGAATGGGTAAGCAAGAACTTCGTCCCGCCTGACGAAGCACATGCAAACACAAATATTAATCAACCACCCGATCAGAAGAAAGACACAGGATACATTCAATGGCGCACGTGA